One segment of Daphnia magna isolate NIES linkage group LG2, ASM2063170v1.1, whole genome shotgun sequence DNA contains the following:
- the LOC116916421 gene encoding sine oculis-binding protein homolog, with amino-acid sequence MAQSHTSWGIRSRRELLSWDGSNSSSSTNQPSNSPTDLPVTLSSVNLLHPEGNCSWCGQSEIGDGGVRGHVEGSGPAKIFCSEICFSQCRRAAFKRAKVCDWCKHVRHTVTYVDLHDGQRQLQFCTDKCRNQYKMRIFCAEASSLGVRSCTTPGPKSATSPGTSIDLKEQSTGILITPDLWLSDCELDKPFTVKLECNEDTELASVDSEPEQQSCEVPLNLVHSSRRDDQSIKRNSNLVEIPETPLSKKGKSHRKHHSSSRQYKTTVHSRNMIPPPTPALPSTAWPSSFPYPPQMVPSYILQSQFLALNRSLKPLKNPNLHSENPKDEVVKPAIEPDKTPFEAILEKPLTPDVKSPIEDERTTERSDPANLKPQTDNNSILAQELPPNFVVLRIPYLVPLPIPVPIPIPLNIHEKYLKHILT; translated from the exons ATGGCCCAGTCGCACACGTCCTGG GGTATAAGAAGTCGACGTGAACTTTTAAGCTGGGATGGTAGCAACAGTAGTAGCAGCACAAATCAACCATCCAATAGTCCAACGGATCTTCCAGTCACACTATCATCTGTTAACTTACTTCACCCAG AAGGGAATTGCTCCTGGTGTGGGCAAAGCGAAATTGGAGATGGTGGTGTTCGCGGCCATGTTGAAGGATCGGGGCCTGCAAAAATTTTCTGctctgaaatttgtttctCGCAATGTCGACGGGCAGCTTTCAAACGTGCAAAGGTCTGTGACTGGTGCAAACATGTCCGACATACAGTCACATACGTCGACTTGCACGATGGCCAGCGCCAATTGCAGTTCTGCACCGACAAATGCCGTAACCAATACAAAATGAGGATTTTTTGCGCCGAAGCTAGCTCATTGGGCGTACGAAGTTGCACAACACCTGGCCCAAAAAGTGCGACTTCGCCTGGTACCTCGATCGATCTCAAAGAACAGTCGACAGGCATCTTAATCACGCCTGATTTATGGCTTTCTGACTGCGAACTCGATAAACCGTTCACTGTTAAACTTGAATGCAACGAAGATACAGAATTAGCTTCAGTTGATTCCGAACCTGAACAGCAAAGCTGTGAAGTTCCGCTGAATCTTGTGCACTCTTCACGGCGGGACGACCAGTCAATCAAAAGAAACTCGAATCTAGTTGAAATCCCTGAAACCCCTTTATCCAAGAAAGGTAAGAGTCATCGGAAGCACCACTCAAGCAGTCGCCAATACAAAACAACGGTACATTCGCGCAACATGATTCCACCGCCAACGCCGGCTCTACCATCGACAGCTTGGCCATCGTCTTTTCCTTATCCTCCACAAATGGTCCCATCTTACATCCTGCAGTCACAATTCTTAGCTTTGAATCGGTCGCTTAAACCATTAAAAAATCCCAATTTGCACAGTGAAAACCCCAAAGATGAAGTAGTTAAACCAGCCATCGAACCGGACAAAACGCCGTTCGAAGCAATTCTTGAAAAACCATTAACGCCAGACGTTAAATCACCGATTGAAGATGAAAGGACAACAGAGCGCAGTGATCCTGCAAATTTGAAACCACAAACGGATAACAACAGTATTCTGGCACAGGAATTACCTccaaattttgttgttttgcgaATCCCATATTTGGTACCTTTACCCATTCCCGTTCCCATACCT